A window of the Miscanthus floridulus cultivar M001 chromosome 14, ASM1932011v1, whole genome shotgun sequence genome harbors these coding sequences:
- the LOC136505316 gene encoding laccase-25-like isoform X2, producing the protein MTIHWHGIFQRGTPWADGPTMVTQCPVKPGGNYTYRFNVTEQEGTLWWHAHISFLRATVYGALVLRPRGGAEAYPFPTKPDREETVILGEWWNDNVYYLEQMAFLTGLTARNADAYTINGKPGDLYNCSNANQTYKFQVQSNETYLLRIINAALNTPLFFKVANHRFTVVGADAAYTTPYETDVVVIAPGQTVDALMVASAAVGRYYMAASPYDSAIPQGPPFSETTATAVVEYVGSEGEETPVLPSRPEYNDTATAFRFLSNLTALVLPGKPTVPLSVDTRMFVTVGLGVSDCQPRQLLCNRSTTVFSSSMNNNSFVLPAPGAVSMLQAHYSGATAGVYTRDFPDRPPVVFDYTADASDTASLQYTPKSTKVKTLRASATTTRRRRRLSSTSSTRRSATPLLSPRADGLSSASWQTTLGCGSCTATLKPILIWGWGWCLRYRTGRRRKHRCRHLQQTYHSAKC; encoded by the exons GGCATATTCCAGCGCGGCACGCCGTGGGCGGACGGGCCGACGATGGTGACGCAGTGCCCCGTGAAGCCGGGCGGCAACTACACGTACCGCTTCAACGTGACGGAGCAGGAGGGGACGCTATGGTGGCACGCCCACATCTCCTTCCTCCGCGCCACCGTGTACGGCGCCCTGGTCCTCCGCCCCCGCGGCGGCGCCGAGGCCTATCCGTTCCCCACCAAGCCCGACAGGGAGGAGACCGTCATCCTCGGCGAGTGGTGGAACGACAACGTCTACTACCTCGAGCAGATGGCGTTCCTCACCGGGTTAACGGCGCGCAACGCCGACGCCTACACCATCAACGGCAAGCCGGGAGACTTGTACAACTGCTCCAACGCGAACC AGACGTACAAGTTCCAGGTGCAGAGCAACGAGACGTACCTGCTCCGCATCATCAACGCCGCGCTCAACACGCCGCTCTTCTTCAAGGTGGCCAACCACAGGTTCACCGTGGTGGGTGCGGACGCGGCCTACACCACGCCGTACGAGACCGACGTGGTGGTGATCGCGCCCGGGCAGACCGTGGACGCGCTCATGGTCGCGTCCGCCGCCGTCGGCCGCTACTACATGGCGGCGTCCCCCTACGACAGCGCCATCCCACAGGGGCCGCCTTTCAGTGAGACCACCGCGACTGCCGTAGTCGAGTACGTCGGCTCGGAAGGCGAGGAGACGCCGGTGCTGCCGTCCCGGCCGGAGTACAACGACACGGCCACAGCCTTCCGGTTCCTCTCCAACCTGACGGCGCTGGTGCTCCCGGGCAAGCCCACGGTGCCGCTGTCGGTGGACACCCGCATGTTCGTCACCGTGGGGCTCGGTGTCTCCGACTGCCAGCCGAGGCAGCTGCTGTGCAACCGGAGCACCACCGTGTTCTCCTCGAGCATGAACAACAACTCCTTCGTGCTGCCTGCCCCAGGCGCGGTCTCCATGCTCCAGGCCCACTACAGCGGAGCGACGGCGGGCGTCTACACCCGCGACTTCCCCGACCGGCCGCCGGTCGTCTTCGACTACACCGCCGATGCCAGCGACACCGCCTCGTTGCAGTACACGCCCAAGTCTACCAAGGTGAAGACGCTCAG GGCTTCGGCAACTACGACGAGGCGACGGCGACGCCTCAGTTCAACCTCGTCAACCCGCAGGAGCGCAACACCGTTGCTGTCCCCACGGGCGGATGGGCTGTCATCCGCTTCGTGGCAAACAACCCTG GGATGTGGTTCATGCACTGCCACTTTGAAGCCCATCTTGATCTGGGGCTGGGGATGGTGTTTGAGGTACAGGACGGGCCGACGGCGGAAACATCGGTGCCGCCACCTCCAGCAGACCTACCACAGTGCTAAGTGCTAA
- the LOC136505316 gene encoding laccase-25-like isoform X1, giving the protein MTIHWHGIFQRGTPWADGPTMVTQCPVKPGGNYTYRFNVTEQEGTLWWHAHISFLRATVYGALVLRPRGGAEAYPFPTKPDREETVILGEWWNDNVYYLEQMAFLTGLTARNADAYTINGKPGDLYNCSNANQTYKFQVQSNETYLLRIINAALNTPLFFKVANHRFTVVGADAAYTTPYETDVVVIAPGQTVDALMVASAAVGRYYMAASPYDSAIPQGPPFSETTATAVVEYVGSEGEETPVLPSRPEYNDTATAFRFLSNLTALVLPGKPTVPLSVDTRMFVTVGLGVSDCQPRQLLCNRSTTVFSSSMNNNSFVLPAPGAVSMLQAHYSGATAGVYTRDFPDRPPVVFDYTADASDTASLQYTPKSTKVKTLRYNETVEMVLQNTRLIAKESHPMHLHGFNFFVLAQGFGNYDEATATPQFNLVNPQERNTVAVPTGGWAVIRFVANNPGMWFMHCHFEAHLDLGLGMVFEVQDGPTAETSVPPPPADLPQC; this is encoded by the exons GGCATATTCCAGCGCGGCACGCCGTGGGCGGACGGGCCGACGATGGTGACGCAGTGCCCCGTGAAGCCGGGCGGCAACTACACGTACCGCTTCAACGTGACGGAGCAGGAGGGGACGCTATGGTGGCACGCCCACATCTCCTTCCTCCGCGCCACCGTGTACGGCGCCCTGGTCCTCCGCCCCCGCGGCGGCGCCGAGGCCTATCCGTTCCCCACCAAGCCCGACAGGGAGGAGACCGTCATCCTCGGCGAGTGGTGGAACGACAACGTCTACTACCTCGAGCAGATGGCGTTCCTCACCGGGTTAACGGCGCGCAACGCCGACGCCTACACCATCAACGGCAAGCCGGGAGACTTGTACAACTGCTCCAACGCGAACC AGACGTACAAGTTCCAGGTGCAGAGCAACGAGACGTACCTGCTCCGCATCATCAACGCCGCGCTCAACACGCCGCTCTTCTTCAAGGTGGCCAACCACAGGTTCACCGTGGTGGGTGCGGACGCGGCCTACACCACGCCGTACGAGACCGACGTGGTGGTGATCGCGCCCGGGCAGACCGTGGACGCGCTCATGGTCGCGTCCGCCGCCGTCGGCCGCTACTACATGGCGGCGTCCCCCTACGACAGCGCCATCCCACAGGGGCCGCCTTTCAGTGAGACCACCGCGACTGCCGTAGTCGAGTACGTCGGCTCGGAAGGCGAGGAGACGCCGGTGCTGCCGTCCCGGCCGGAGTACAACGACACGGCCACAGCCTTCCGGTTCCTCTCCAACCTGACGGCGCTGGTGCTCCCGGGCAAGCCCACGGTGCCGCTGTCGGTGGACACCCGCATGTTCGTCACCGTGGGGCTCGGTGTCTCCGACTGCCAGCCGAGGCAGCTGCTGTGCAACCGGAGCACCACCGTGTTCTCCTCGAGCATGAACAACAACTCCTTCGTGCTGCCTGCCCCAGGCGCGGTCTCCATGCTCCAGGCCCACTACAGCGGAGCGACGGCGGGCGTCTACACCCGCGACTTCCCCGACCGGCCGCCGGTCGTCTTCGACTACACCGCCGATGCCAGCGACACCGCCTCGTTGCAGTACACGCCCAAGTCTACCAAGGTGAAGACGCTCAGGTACAACGAGACGGTAGAGATGGTGCTGCAGAACACACGGCTGATCGCCAAGGAGAGCCACCCCATGCACCTCCACGGCTTCAACTTCTTCGTGCTCGCGCAGGGCTTCGGCAACTACGACGAGGCGACGGCGACGCCTCAGTTCAACCTCGTCAACCCGCAGGAGCGCAACACCGTTGCTGTCCCCACGGGCGGATGGGCTGTCATCCGCTTCGTGGCAAACAACCCTG GGATGTGGTTCATGCACTGCCACTTTGAAGCCCATCTTGATCTGGGGCTGGGGATGGTGTTTGAGGTACAGGACGGGCCGACGGCGGAAACATCGGTGCCGCCACCTCCAGCAGACCTACCACAGTGCTAA